The Acanthochromis polyacanthus isolate Apoly-LR-REF ecotype Palm Island chromosome 5, KAUST_Apoly_ChrSc, whole genome shotgun sequence genome includes a window with the following:
- the LOC127534177 gene encoding uncharacterized protein LOC127534177, with protein sequence MMTMIPVLLEGQQYVLTYRFSQDHLELLFNAIRASGGWNNNPNASQFKYIFRKLMARCGVVKTSSKGNVTAQDDTESIPALPVSSPVQSYHIDTSTSLSAVDMCSAEGEDLPSPFADIPALVHDHSYLPKHFDGLVDNILMYISGFVVRRTLKKLSCDVCRASLVTDAESARKDQSYHLLTLKNNGGLIIPSEGTVKVIRAAEWVVRQAAADSRRSHPIRMLEVLHMVRKRIGSEDVFLLGEHINDTRYGIDIHHHTLRKITWISLTVLVMDWSIVIFVTVTVITVSVIKLIPPAESSAGGVFTFILLLLTLPSP encoded by the exons ATGATGACGATGATTCCTGTGCTGCTTGAAGGACAGCAATATGTCCTGACATACAGGTTTAGCCAGGACCACTTGGAGCTGCTTTTCAACGCCATCAGAGCATCTG gtggTTGGAATAACAACCCTAATGCCAGCCAGTTCAAGTATATCTTCCGAAAGCTGATGGCCAGGTGTGGGGTTGTTAAAACAAGCAGCAAAGGTAATGTGACAGCACAGGATGACACAGAGTCCATACCAGCTTTACCAGTGTCCTCTCCTGTTCAGTCGTACCACATTGACACATCCACCAGCCTGTCGGCTGTAGACATGTGTTCTGCAGAAGGAGAAGATCTTCCATCCCCGTTTGCAGACATTCCTGCACTTGTACATGACCACAGCTACCTTCCCAAGCACTTCGATGGTCTCGTGGACAACATTCTTATGTACATTTCAG GATTTGTAGTGCGACGCACTCTGAAGAAGCTGTCCTGTGATGTCTGCCGGGCCAGCCTCGTGACGGATGCTGAATCTGCCCGAAAAGACCAGAGCTACCACCTGCTGACCCTCAAAAACAACGGAGGTCTCATTATTCCATCTGAAGGCACCGTGAAGGTCATCAGGGCAGCAGAGTGGGTCGTTCGCCAGGCAGCAGCAGATTCCAGACGATCACACCCCATCAGAATGTTGGAGGTCCTCCACATGGTGCGGAAGAGGATAGGCTCAGAAGATGTGTTTTTGCTTGGGGAACACATCAATGACACGCGCTATGGCATTGACATTCACCACCATACACT CAGGAAGATCACCTGGATCAGCCTCACTGTCTTGGTGATGGACTGGAGCATCGTCATCTTCGTCACTGTCACTGTCATCACTGTCAGTGTCATCAAACTCATCCCACCAGCGGAATCTTCTGCTGGGGGCGTCTTCAcgttcatcctcctcctcctcacgcTGCCGTCGCCTTGA